A window of Scophthalmus maximus strain ysfricsl-2021 chromosome 10, ASM2237912v1, whole genome shotgun sequence contains these coding sequences:
- the got1 gene encoding aspartate aminotransferase, cytoplasmic, which translates to MSVFGEVPQAAPVAVFKLSQDFNNDQCPDKVNLGVGAYRTDEGQPWILPVVKKVEKIIVQDEKLNHEYLPILGLPEFRSAASKIALGDDSPAIQENRVGAVQCLGGTGALKMGAEFLRRFYNGNNNTKTPVYVSAPTWENHNAVFANAGFEDVRPYKYWDAEKRGLDLAGFLGDLESCPQHSIFVLHACAHNPTGTDPTQEQWKQIAEVMMRRKLFVFFDSAYQGFASGSLEKDAWAVRYFVSMGFEMFCAQSFSKNFGLYNERVGNLTIVARDVDNLKRVLSQMEKIVRTTWSNPPSQGARIVAATLNSPELFAEWKDNVKTMADRVLLMRAQLKAKLQALGTPGTWDHITEQIGMFSFTGLNPKQVEYMVKEKHIYLMASGRINMCGLTSKNINYVAESIHDTVTMVQ; encoded by the exons ATGTCGGTGTTTGGCGAGGTCCCTCAAGCCGCGCCCGTGGCTGTCTTCAAGCTATCGCAGGACTTCAACAACGACCAGTGTCCCGACAAGGTGAACCTCGGAGTGGGAG CCTACCGGACAGATGAAGGCCAACCATGGATTTTGCCGGTGGtgaaaaaagtggaaaagatCATTGTGCAAGATGAAAAGCTGAACCACGAGTACCTTCCCATTCTGGGCCTACCTGAGTTCAGATCCGCAGCCTCTAAGATTGCACTGGGAGACGACAGTCCTGCCATCCAGGAGAACAGG GTGGGAGCTGTGCAGTGTCTGGGGGGCACGGGTGCCCTGAAGATGGGCGCTGAGTTTCTCAGGCGTTTCTAcaatggaaacaacaacaccaaaaccCCCGTCTATGTGTCGGCACCCACCTGGG AAAATCACAATGCTGTATTTGCCAACGCTGGCTTTGAGGACGTCCGTCCATACAAGTACTGGGACGCAGAGAAGAGGGGCCTTGATTTGGCCGGTTTCCTTGGTGACTTGGAG AGTTGTCCTCAACACTCCATCTTTGTCCTGCATGCCTGTGCCCATAATCCAACTGGCACAGACCCCACACAAGAGCAATGGAAGCAGATCGCTGAAGTCATGATG aggaggaagctgTTTGTGTTCTTTGACTCAGCTTATCAGGGTTTCGCCTCAGGCAGTCTGGAGAAGGACGCATGGGCGGTGCGCTACTTTGTCTCCATGGGCTTTGAAATGTTCTGCGCTCAGTCGTTCTCCAAGAACTTTGGCCTCTACA ACGAGCGTGTGGGCAACCTGACCATTGTGGCTCGTGATGTTGACAACCTGAAGCGAGTTCTGTCCCAGATGGAGAAGATTGTCAGGACCACCTGGTCCAACCCACCATCTCAGGGAGCTCGCATTGTTGCCGCCACTCTTAACTCACCGGAGCTCTTTGCAGAATG GAAGGACAATGTGAAGACCATGGCTGACAGGGTCTTGTTGATGAGGGCTCAGCTGAAAGCTAAGCTCCAAGCCTTGGGGACACCAGGGACGTGGGACCACATCACAGAGCAGATTGGCATGTTCAGTTTCACAGGCCTCAACC CCAAACAAGTGGAATATATGGTGAAGGAGAAACACATCTACTTAATGGCCAGCGGTCGCATCAACATGTGTGGTTTGACCAGCAAGAACATCAACTACGTGGCCGAGTCCATCCACGACACCGTCACCATGGTCCAGTAG